In Flavobacterium sp. CBA20B-1, one DNA window encodes the following:
- a CDS encoding GAF domain-containing protein, translating into MSEELNLGLDYFNESPLYSVISFHKVIDALQEIAKETETPYRAIYAQSLLEDVAKVPQLYTGITSKKEIYDNLPLIHNLLADLFPTALTHNEIKAVSLPLQNFNFNFTQRFQKIINEAGEAFEINFREFNSDEYYIFSCCIILNSWYGENFDVSRPMFYDIPDKNGVIKHYRITLNVDFTELIPTEKAQEITSEDIKILKRNYNNIAIWKEKFPINSWILKGFGIITLTDVTTENTISNIKTNLLKPGQEGMSITAGKEIFQSIFKQKDIDYGIFFVNDIHFDFIDLPLAADFKSVFKLPKNTPKDIVTAAKKFFKQFNNAINYYCVTDILELYHQKDWLPYLKYLESKNIRSFILAPIKKTDAYQAYIELTSGTPFALHTVNANKLNDVMPLINDTFVKYQIDVKNELDAIIQREYTNFHPSVNWKFEEQAKNYYFAKTHNKEAVLKEIVFDAIYPLYGETDIQSSTKLRNKAMLADLRKQLKEILKVLEAIKPIENSILFQQRINEIAYFQNQLKTHHFVAESQIYRYITDTIHPLFKQLGEKDEFSAIIEKYKEHLDEKHELFWHQRKKYELALQTVNKQLTDILDSEQIAAQKLYPHYFERFRTDGVEHNLFIGNSITPTQIYDIMYLHNLRLWQLQVMCKAVVMHQYLKPQLHFDMQLTSLILAYNEPISIKFRMDEKRFDVESNDDVRFELIKKRLAKALIKNTQERLVQSNQLSIVYLSDADKIDYLSYIDFLKNKQYLIGETEFITVEDLQGITDLKALRVCINKDFNSADFKVFTYTDYVDYLTKSV; encoded by the coding sequence ATGAGCGAAGAGTTGAATTTAGGTCTTGATTATTTCAACGAAAGTCCGTTGTATTCTGTTATTTCTTTTCATAAAGTGATTGATGCTTTGCAGGAAATTGCAAAAGAAACCGAAACGCCTTATCGCGCTATTTATGCTCAATCATTACTAGAAGATGTTGCAAAAGTACCTCAACTATATACCGGAATTACCTCTAAAAAAGAGATTTACGATAATTTACCTTTGATTCATAACTTATTAGCAGACCTTTTTCCTACTGCTTTAACGCACAATGAAATAAAGGCGGTGAGTTTGCCATTGCAAAATTTCAATTTTAATTTCACACAGCGTTTTCAAAAAATAATTAACGAAGCGGGTGAAGCTTTTGAAATTAATTTTCGCGAATTTAATAGCGATGAATACTATATTTTTAGCTGCTGTATTATTCTAAACAGTTGGTATGGCGAAAATTTCGATGTTTCAAGACCAATGTTTTACGATATACCTGATAAAAACGGCGTTATTAAGCATTACAGAATCACACTAAATGTAGATTTTACCGAATTAATTCCAACGGAAAAGGCGCAGGAAATTACCTCAGAAGATATTAAAATACTCAAACGCAATTACAATAATATCGCGATTTGGAAAGAAAAATTTCCAATTAACAGTTGGATTTTGAAAGGATTTGGTATCATCACGCTAACCGATGTAACCACCGAAAACACTATATCAAACATTAAAACAAATCTTTTAAAACCCGGTCAGGAAGGCATGAGTATTACGGCGGGAAAGGAAATTTTTCAATCTATTTTTAAACAAAAAGATATTGATTATGGGATTTTCTTTGTAAACGACATCCATTTTGACTTTATCGATTTGCCGCTGGCAGCCGATTTTAAAAGTGTTTTTAAACTTCCTAAAAACACTCCAAAAGACATTGTTACTGCTGCAAAAAAGTTTTTTAAACAATTTAACAATGCGATTAATTATTACTGTGTAACCGACATTTTAGAACTGTATCACCAAAAAGATTGGTTGCCTTATTTAAAATATTTGGAATCAAAAAACATTCGCAGTTTTATCCTAGCTCCCATAAAAAAAACCGATGCTTATCAGGCATATATAGAACTCACAAGCGGCACTCCTTTTGCCTTGCACACAGTAAATGCAAATAAGTTAAACGATGTAATGCCACTTATCAACGACACGTTTGTTAAATATCAAATCGATGTGAAAAATGAACTTGATGCGATCATTCAGCGCGAATACACCAATTTTCACCCAAGCGTAAACTGGAAGTTTGAAGAACAAGCAAAAAACTATTATTTTGCAAAAACACACAATAAAGAAGCCGTTTTAAAAGAAATTGTTTTTGATGCTATTTATCCGTTATATGGTGAAACCGATATTCAATCATCAACCAAACTACGGAACAAAGCCATGCTTGCAGATTTGCGCAAGCAATTAAAAGAAATTTTGAAAGTGCTTGAAGCCATTAAACCCATTGAAAATTCCATATTATTTCAGCAACGAATCAACGAAATTGCTTATTTTCAAAATCAATTAAAAACGCATCATTTTGTAGCAGAAAGCCAAATTTATCGCTACATAACCGATACCATTCACCCTCTTTTTAAACAATTAGGCGAAAAAGACGAATTTAGCGCAATTATTGAAAAGTATAAAGAGCATTTAGATGAAAAACATGAGCTTTTTTGGCATCAACGCAAAAAATACGAACTGGCTTTACAGACTGTAAACAAGCAACTTACCGACATTTTAGATAGTGAACAAATTGCGGCACAAAAATTATATCCCCATTATTTTGAACGTTTTAGAACAGATGGTGTGGAACACAATTTGTTTATTGGCAACAGCATCACACCTACACAAATTTATGACATTATGTACCTGCACAATTTGCGCTTATGGCAATTGCAAGTTATGTGCAAAGCTGTGGTGATGCATCAGTATTTAAAGCCTCAGTTACATTTTGATATGCAATTAACCAGTTTAATTTTAGCATACAATGAACCTATCTCGATTAAATTTAGAATGGATGAAAAAAGGTTTGATGTGGAAAGCAATGACGATGTTCGGTTTGAACTTATTAAAAAACGCTTGGCAAAAGCTTTGATTAAAAACACCCAAGAACGCTTGGTACAATCCAATCAACTAAGCATTGTTTATCTAAGCGATGCAGACAAAATTGACTATCTAAGTTATATCGATTTTTTAAAAAACAAACAATATCTTATTGGCGAAACCGAATTTATTACTGTTGAAGATTTGCAAGGCATCACCGATTTGAAAGCATTGCGGGTGTGCATCAATAAAGATTTTAACTCAGCTGATTTTAAAGTGTTCACCTATACCGATTATGTAGATTATTTAACTAAATCCGTATAA
- a CDS encoding Pycsar system effector family protein — translation MELLLKAESYIFKLFKDKLSSEYMYHDYLHTLRVVTAVNELISGMPILEPDATALRLAAWFHDSGYVDGCENHEEKSCAIFKDFLAEHQFETVDAKKVCSLILATKCAHFPENLLEMCMKDADFYHFTLDNYSELAELLKVEIEKTCDKQIAEVDWCNENLIFLTQKHYFFTDYAKQNWQPKKEKNLSKIRENLEKLKSNKKGKSKELKAKKLEKLERPERGIDTLFRVTLNNHTQLSAIADSKANILLSVNSILITISLTVIIPKLDSPSNAHLIIPTFILLIFSVVTIVYTILATKPKVSSNTISKADIEQRKANILFFGNFHQLQLTDFNEAMNDLMKDRDYLYDTLIKDLYFLGLVLNKKYKRLSIAYTVFMYGIIISVAAFCFAFIRI, via the coding sequence ATGGAACTTTTATTAAAAGCCGAATCATATATTTTTAAGCTGTTCAAAGATAAACTATCTTCTGAATATATGTATCATGATTATTTGCATACTTTGCGAGTGGTGACAGCTGTAAATGAGTTGATCAGTGGCATGCCTATTTTAGAGCCCGATGCCACTGCATTGAGACTTGCTGCTTGGTTTCACGATTCGGGCTATGTGGATGGATGCGAAAATCACGAAGAAAAAAGTTGTGCTATTTTTAAAGATTTTCTTGCGGAACATCAATTTGAAACAGTAGATGCAAAGAAAGTGTGTAGCCTTATTTTAGCTACAAAATGTGCTCATTTTCCTGAGAATTTATTAGAAATGTGCATGAAAGATGCCGATTTTTATCATTTTACGCTAGATAATTACAGTGAATTGGCAGAATTGCTAAAAGTTGAAATTGAGAAAACCTGCGACAAACAAATTGCAGAAGTGGATTGGTGCAATGAAAATTTAATTTTTCTAACCCAAAAACATTATTTTTTTACCGATTATGCCAAACAAAATTGGCAGCCTAAAAAAGAAAAGAATCTTTCAAAAATCCGTGAAAACCTTGAAAAATTAAAGAGCAATAAAAAAGGCAAAAGCAAAGAGTTAAAAGCAAAGAAGTTAGAAAAACTAGAGCGACCAGAACGTGGTATAGATACCTTGTTTCGTGTAACTTTGAACAACCACACCCAATTAAGCGCCATTGCAGACAGCAAAGCCAATATTTTGTTGTCTGTAAATTCTATACTAATCACCATATCGCTAACGGTAATTATACCAAAATTAGACAGTCCAAGTAATGCACATTTAATAATTCCTACTTTTATATTGTTGATTTTTAGTGTGGTAACAATTGTTTATACCATTTTGGCAACAAAACCAAAAGTGAGTTCAAATACCATTAGCAAAGCAGATATTGAACAGCGCAAGGCGAATATTTTGTTCTTTGGAAATTTTCATCAATTGCAATTGACCGATTTTAACGAGGCGATGAACGATTTAATGAAAGATCGCGATTATTTATATGATACACTCATCAAAGATTTGTATTTTTTAGGTTTGGTTTTAAATAAAAAATACAAACGATTGAGTATAGCCTACACGGTTTTTATGTATGGAATTATAATTTCGGTAGCCGCATTTTGTTTTGCTTTTATACGGATTTAG
- a CDS encoding BlaI/MecI/CopY family transcriptional regulator, producing MEKLTNKEEEIMQIIWQLKKVFVNDILDEMPEPKPHYNTLSTIVRLLEEKGFLAHKSYGKSHQYYPLVSLEAYRGVFVKDSIKKYFGNSVSNMVNYFVKEEKLTPTEIDELMKIIEDNQKN from the coding sequence ATGGAAAAACTGACCAATAAAGAAGAGGAAATCATGCAAATTATATGGCAACTAAAAAAAGTATTTGTAAACGATATTTTAGACGAGATGCCTGAACCAAAACCGCATTACAACACCCTTTCAACCATTGTGCGGTTGTTAGAAGAAAAGGGCTTTTTGGCACATAAAAGTTATGGAAAATCGCATCAATATTATCCACTGGTTAGTTTAGAAGCTTATCGTGGGGTTTTTGTGAAAGATTCTATTAAAAAATATTTTGGCAATTCGGTTTCAAATATGGTAAACTATTTCGTTAAAGAAGAGAAATTAACACCAACAGAAATCGATGAACTAATGAAGATTATTGAAGACAATCAAAAAAATTAG
- a CDS encoding M43 family zinc metalloprotease, which translates to MKELLTLALLFFTIFVKAQSENTLDSCGTIYTVEENYDSDFEKFYQSKLQLQSKNPVTYYIPVVFHIIHIGEPLGYGSNIADIEVYKALERLNNNFKNNHNHPNNSNTSIQFVLATKAPDGSCSNGINRVNFGSNQNYVEYGNAYRTTDNGVDAATIRSLSNWNSTQYYNIWVVNKITAVPGVGGYAYYPTEHGTTHDGTFIYYQYLIFENNPVFTHELGHSLNLMHTFQGSTGTNCPAQVNGCGADGDCISDTPPHSLNHADDLVLNAPNICSGDNNSTYKHNYMSYARAAYRNVFTPMQITRMQSATTFYRSSYLPANNSVFTMTQKPQAQFYINESNSNYKQFFCAGTPINLKNSSTCFLNTFNNTPLANYTSKWVITKNGQTLYTTTEPNPTITLNQAGTYSITLTAKNNIGASTLTKNVEIVANTNNSYCTPTSLNVGYSRVSVNSVRFYNIYNTSEIGVNLGYKDYSCTHITQAPYDKMNSIEIIVTSNQVYFNQILHGYIDYNDNGVFETYELIFQQIVPSMVNNMMYTFTFTPPSNVIKGKILRMRIISDNSNITASKLDCSTAYKYGDIEDYGVIFESYLSTADLGKEKYNIYPNPAENVLNINSTNFDEKSISIYSSAGQLIKSIKANDEDLSIDISELSSGTYILKINNFSHTFIKK; encoded by the coding sequence ATGAAAGAACTACTTACTTTAGCGCTGCTTTTTTTTACTATTTTTGTTAAAGCCCAATCAGAAAATACTTTAGATTCTTGTGGAACAATATATACTGTTGAAGAAAATTATGATAGCGATTTTGAGAAATTTTATCAAAGTAAGCTGCAATTGCAATCAAAAAATCCGGTAACATATTATATACCTGTCGTTTTCCATATCATACATATTGGTGAGCCTCTTGGTTATGGTTCAAATATTGCAGATATTGAGGTGTACAAAGCCTTAGAACGTCTAAATAACAATTTTAAAAACAACCACAATCATCCAAACAATAGTAATACAAGTATCCAATTTGTTTTAGCTACAAAAGCACCAGACGGCTCCTGTTCTAACGGTATCAATAGAGTGAATTTTGGCAGTAATCAAAATTATGTTGAATATGGAAATGCCTATAGAACTACAGATAATGGTGTAGATGCAGCTACGATAAGAAGTTTATCTAACTGGAATTCAACACAATACTATAACATTTGGGTTGTAAATAAAATTACAGCAGTGCCAGGTGTAGGTGGTTATGCGTATTACCCAACAGAGCATGGTACAACACACGATGGTACGTTTATATATTATCAGTATCTAATTTTTGAAAATAATCCAGTATTTACACATGAATTAGGACATAGTTTAAATTTAATGCACACCTTTCAAGGATCAACAGGAACAAACTGCCCAGCGCAAGTAAATGGCTGTGGCGCAGATGGCGATTGCATATCAGATACACCACCTCACTCTCTTAATCATGCCGATGATTTAGTTTTAAATGCACCAAATATTTGCTCAGGAGACAACAATTCAACTTATAAACATAATTATATGTCTTATGCAAGAGCTGCATATCGTAATGTATTTACGCCTATGCAAATTACAAGAATGCAAAGTGCGACGACTTTTTACAGATCATCCTACTTACCAGCTAATAATTCTGTATTCACCATGACACAAAAACCACAAGCTCAATTTTATATAAATGAGAGTAATTCAAATTATAAACAATTTTTTTGTGCTGGAACACCAATAAATTTAAAGAATTCTTCAACTTGTTTTTTAAATACTTTTAACAACACCCCTTTAGCAAATTACACCAGCAAATGGGTTATTACCAAAAATGGACAAACATTATATACAACCACAGAGCCAAATCCAACGATCACTTTAAATCAGGCAGGTACTTACAGTATTACCTTAACGGCAAAAAACAACATTGGTGCAAGTACTTTAACTAAAAATGTAGAGATTGTTGCTAATACTAATAACAGTTATTGTACTCCCACATCATTGAATGTAGGATACTCCCGTGTTTCAGTTAACAGCGTAAGATTTTATAATATATATAATACTTCAGAAATAGGTGTTAATCTAGGTTATAAAGATTATAGTTGTACACATATCACACAAGCACCTTATGATAAAATGAACAGTATTGAAATTATTGTTACTAGTAATCAAGTTTATTTTAATCAAATTTTGCATGGTTATATTGATTATAATGACAATGGAGTATTTGAAACATACGAATTGATTTTTCAGCAAATAGTGCCATCGATGGTAAATAATATGATGTACACTTTTACTTTTACTCCTCCTTCAAATGTAATAAAAGGTAAAATATTACGAATGAGAATAATTAGTGACAATAGTAATATTACTGCTTCAAAACTTGATTGTAGCACAGCTTATAAATATGGCGACATTGAAGATTATGGAGTTATATTTGAATCATACCTCTCAACAGCAGATTTGGGAAAGGAAAAGTATAATATCTATCCTAACCCTGCTGAAAATGTACTAAATATTAATTCTACCAATTTTGATGAAAAATCAATATCTATTTATTCTAGTGCGGGACAGCTTATTAAAAGTATAAAAGCTAACGATGAAGACTTGTCTATAGATATTTCTGAACTTTCATCAGGAACGTATATTTTAAAAATAAATAATTTTTCACATACATTTATTAAAAAATAG